In Eubalaena glacialis isolate mEubGla1 chromosome 4, mEubGla1.1.hap2.+ XY, whole genome shotgun sequence, one DNA window encodes the following:
- the LOC133090631 gene encoding olfactory receptor 2M2-like, whose amino-acid sequence MQRENETSMVDFTLLGLFPGTKHTGFLICTIFLVYVVAMSGNTILILLLSLYPQLHSPMYFLLSQLSLMDISLISMIVPKMLTNFFSGTSDISYIGCGTQVYFHSALGGSECILVTLMAYDRYVTICNPLRYIVIMNYEVCLQMAIMSWVGGALNSVVQTTYTMHFPRCGSREVLHFFCELQAVLKLSCEDTSTYEKVVLVIGIIFLLTPFGLILASYISIFLFVLHLNSKARNKTLATCSSHLMVVFLYFGPTMFICMIPSSLHTSEEDEGLSVFYAILTPMLNPLIYSLRNKEVGEALRKVLSKA is encoded by the coding sequence ATGCAAAGAGAAAACGAGACCTCCATGGTAGATTTTACCCTCCTTGGACTTTTCCCAGGAACAAAGCACACTGGCTTCctcatctgcaccattttcctTGTCTATGTTGTTGCCATGTCAGGAAATACCATCTTgatcctcctcctctctctctatcCCCAGCTCCACAGCCCCATGTACTTTCTGCTCAGCCAGCTCTCCCTCATGGACATCTCACTCATCTCCATGATTGTTCCCAAGATGCTGACCAACTTTTTCTCAGGGACCTCAGATATTTCCTACATTGGCTGTGGGACTCAGGTATATTTCCATTCTGCCCTCGGAGGTAGTGAATGTATTCTGGTTACTCTGATGGCCTATGACCGATATGTCACTATTTGTAACCCCTTGAGATATATAGTCATTATGAATTATGAAGTTTGCCTGCAGATGGCCATCATGTCCTGGGTAGGGGGAGCACTTAATTCCGTAGTGCAAACCACATATACCATGCATTTTCCCAGATGTGGCTCAAGAGAAGTCCTCCATTTCTTCTGTGAGCTACAGGCTGTCCTCAAGCTGTCATGTGAAGACACGTCTACTTATGAGAAAGTTGTGCTTGTGATTGGAATCATTTTCCTCCTCACCCCCTTTGGCCTCATTCTGGCATCCTATATTTCTATCTTCCTCTTTGTTCTCCACTTAAATTCTAAGGCAAGGAATAAAACCCTCGCCACCTGCTCTTCCCATCTGATGGTGGTTTTTCTCTACTTTGGTCCAACCATGTTCATCTGCATGATTCCCAGCTCTCTGCATACCTCAGAGGAAGATGAAGGGCTCTCTGTATTCTATGCCATCCTCACCCCCATGCTGAATCCCCTCATATACAGCCTAAGGAacaaggaggtgggggaggctCTGAGGAAAGTATTGAGTAAAGCCTGA